A window of Polaribacter litorisediminis contains these coding sequences:
- a CDS encoding response regulator transcription factor produces the protein MGSKKILLVEDDPNFGTVLKDYLALNDYNVTHAKDGIEGLIMFKNSDYDLCILDVMMPRKDGFSLAQDIRVTNKEVPIIFLTAKTLKEDVLKGYSVGADDYLNKPFDSEVLLHKIKAILQRKGADKSTESEQFEFNIGSFFFNSKLRHLSVGKDGVPSKLSPKESKLLRMLAIHKNDLMPRELALTKIWRDDNYFTSRSMDVYIAKLRKYLKEDDAVEILNIHGEGFRLVDKT, from the coding sequence ATGGGAAGTAAGAAAATTTTGTTAGTAGAAGACGATCCAAATTTTGGAACCGTTTTAAAAGATTATTTAGCGCTAAATGATTATAATGTTACGCATGCTAAAGACGGAATAGAAGGTTTAATTATGTTTAAGAACAGCGATTACGATTTGTGTATTTTAGATGTAATGATGCCTCGTAAGGATGGCTTTTCATTAGCACAAGATATTAGAGTAACCAATAAAGAAGTGCCAATTATTTTTTTAACAGCCAAAACATTAAAAGAAGATGTTTTAAAAGGTTATTCAGTTGGTGCAGATGATTATTTAAATAAACCTTTTGATTCTGAAGTTTTGTTGCATAAAATAAAAGCTATTTTACAGCGCAAAGGCGCTGATAAATCAACAGAATCAGAGCAGTTCGAATTTAATATTGGTTCATTTTTCTTTAACTCTAAGCTACGTCATTTATCGGTGGGCAAAGATGGCGTGCCAAGTAAATTATCGCCTAAAGAAAGTAAGTTATTACGAATGTTGGCAATTCATAAAAATGATTTAATGCCAAGAGAGTTAGCTCTTACAAAGATCTGGAGAGATGATAATTACTTTACCTCAAGAAGTATGGATGTTTATATCGCAAAGTTGCGTAAATATTTAAAAGAGGATGATGCTGTAGAAATTTTAAATATTCATGGCGAAGGTTTTAGATTGGTAGATAAAACCTAA
- a CDS encoding L-threonylcarbamoyladenylate synthase: MAEFIKIYPENPNPKEIDRVVKVLRNGGLIIYPTDTVYGLGCDITNTKALEKIARIKGVKLEKANFSFVCSDLSNLSDYVKQIDSPTFKILKRALPGPYTFILPGSNSLPKSFKKRKTVGIRIPDNNIARSIVKALGNPIVSTSIRDDDDILEYTTDPELIFEKWKNFVDIVIDGGFGDNYASTIIDLTDDEPQVIREGKGSLEIL, translated from the coding sequence ATGGCAGAGTTTATTAAAATATATCCGGAAAACCCTAACCCTAAAGAAATTGACAGGGTTGTAAAAGTGCTACGAAATGGTGGCTTAATTATTTATCCTACAGATACTGTTTACGGTTTGGGTTGTGATATTACGAATACAAAAGCACTAGAAAAAATTGCGAGAATAAAAGGGGTGAAGCTTGAAAAGGCAAACTTTTCTTTTGTTTGTTCAGATTTAAGTAATTTATCAGATTACGTAAAGCAAATAGACTCACCAACTTTTAAAATTTTAAAAAGGGCCTTACCAGGGCCTTATACCTTTATTTTACCGGGTAGTAATAGTTTACCAAAATCTTTTAAAAAAAGGAAAACAGTAGGAATTCGTATTCCAGATAATAACATTGCAAGGTCAATTGTGAAAGCTTTGGGAAACCCAATTGTTTCTACTTCTATAAGAGATGATGATGATATTTTAGAATATACAACAGATCCTGAATTAATTTTCGAAAAATGGAAAAACTTTGTAGATATCGTTATTGATGGAGGTTTTGGTGATAATTATGCTTCTACAATTATCGATTTAACAGATGATGAGCCTCAAGTGATCAGAGAAGGAAAAGGTAGTTTAGAGATACTTTAA